The Nitrospirota bacterium DNA window TCATGGGCGCCGCATTGACATGCAGTATCCTTATGTCTGTGTTTTTGTAGATTGCGCTGATAATTGTCTCAAGGTAGTCAATGCCTGATAATTTCGGATGCTCGCTCGTAACAAGTAATAGCCTCTTATATCCCCTGCCGGCAAGCAGGGACGCCTCTTTAAGCGCCTCCTCAATGCTCAGGTTTTTTCTTTTTGCCTTTTTGTTCCCAATTCTAAAACCGCAGTACAGGCAGTCGTTTATACATTCATTTGAAAGATATAGCGGGGCAAAAAGCACTATTCTCCTGCCATAGACTTTTTCCTTGACCCTGCGGCTAACGTCAAAGACCTCATCCCACAAATCCTTTCCGCTGAGATTTATCAGGAATGAAACATCCCTGAGGCTTAATGCGTGCAGGTTCAGGGACTTAGCAAGGATATCTCTGAGGAGATGCCTGTCATTTGCTGCTAAACTGCTTTTCGTGATGGTATGCAAACAAAAAAACCGCATCCCCTGTCATTGCTCATAGAAAAGAGATACGGCATCCTCCTTTTCCTCCGCCGGCATTACCCGGTTCAGGTTCAATGGGTCTCTCCCGATTTATCGGGGGACTCTCAGGCATACCCGGCATTTATGCGGATATTCGCCTCCCCAGGGTAGATTTAAGTATAATGCTGTCCGGGTAATTGTGTCAAGCAGACGCACCTGGTCTGTAAAACGAATCCCTCTCAACAGGCTGTTTGTCTGCTTTTTGGATTAAATTTATCAGCTCATCTTTGGTCATTGCACTGCCTGAGAGTGCGCCTGCTGAATGGGTAATTCTTTCTTCAATTACAGTGCCGTCAAGGTCATCCGCGCCAAAAAGGAGCGCAAGCTGGGCAATTTTTTCGCCGAGCATTATCCAGTAAGCCTTGATGTGGGGGAAGTTATCAAGGAAGATCCTTGATACGGCAATTGTCTTAATGTCATCAATGCCTGAAGTAAAACGGCTGGGATTAGGGGTTTGGAAAGATAGGGATTGGGGTTTGGGGGTTTGGGGGTTGGAAGTCATTCTATTACTAATCCCTAATCCCGAATCCCCAACTGCCAGTTCTGTGTTCATGGGGTGAAACGCCAACGGGATAAATGCCTGAAACCCTCCGGTTTTGTCCTGAAGCTCCCTTAGTTTAAGCATGTGTTCAACACGGTGCCTGTATGTCTCACGGTGTCCGTAGAGCATTGTTGCATTTGATTTAATGCCTGCGCTGTGAGCCTTTTCCATAATCTCAAGCCATCTTCTGCCTGTGATTTTTTCAGGGCATATTTTATTTCTAACATCTGAATTGAATATCTCAGCCCCTCCGCCGGGCATGGAGCCAAGCCCTGCATTTTTTAATGCGGCAAGGACAGAGGCAAGGCTTAGACCGCTTATCTTTGAAAAATAATCTATCTCAACCGCAGTAAAAGCCTTTATGTGAATGTCGGGAAAGTTCTTTTTAACATCTCTGAGCATTTCAAGATAAAAATCAAAAGTCCAGTCAGGATGAAGCCCGCCGACAATGTGAACCTCTGAAAGACCGTGAGACGTAAGGGGTGTAAGGCGTAAAGCGTGAGACGTGAGACGTCCTGTGATTCTCTTATCTCCTGACTCCTGTGCTCTGAGCTTTTTAATAATCTCTTTAATCGTCAGCTCATATGCGCCTTTTTCACCTTTTGAGCGGCTGAATGCGCAGAACTTACAGCGGTTGACGCAGATGTTTGTGGGGTTTATGTGATGGTTGCGGATAAAATAGACTTTGTTCTTATTTTTTTTGCGGGCAATGTACGATGCAAGCCTGCCAATGGTGAAGATATCATCGTTTTGAAAAAGCGTCAGGGCATCATCAGAGGTCAGACGCTTTCCGGAGAGGACTTTGGCTTCAATTTTATTAAGGGACATAATTAAGAGTATAAGAGGGTTCAAGGATTCCAGCGGTCAAGGGGTCAAGTGAAGGTAACAATCAACAATATCATTGCATTACTTGAACCCTTGAATCCTTGACCCCTCGAACCCTGTCTTTCACAGCGTCATGCTTTCAAGCCTTGCAATCCTCTCTTCCATGGGCGGATGCGTGCTGAAGAGCTTTAAAAGCCCTCC harbors:
- a CDS encoding CofH family radical SAM protein, producing the protein MSLNKIEAKVLSGKRLTSDDALTLFQNDDIFTIGRLASYIARKKNKNKVYFIRNHHINPTNICVNRCKFCAFSRSKGEKGAYELTIKEIIKKLRAQESGDKRITGRLTSHALRLTPLTSHGLSEVHIVGGLHPDWTFDFYLEMLRDVKKNFPDIHIKAFTAVEIDYFSKISGLSLASVLAALKNAGLGSMPGGGAEIFNSDVRNKICPEKITGRRWLEIMEKAHSAGIKSNATMLYGHRETYRHRVEHMLKLRELQDKTGGFQAFIPLAFHPMNTELAVGDSGLGISNRMTSNPQTPKPQSLSFQTPNPSRFTSGIDDIKTIAVSRIFLDNFPHIKAYWIMLGEKIAQLALLFGADDLDGTVIEERITHSAGALSGSAMTKDELINLIQKADKQPVERDSFYRPGASA